AATCTCAAGCACCCTGTCATGTGGATCTCATTCAAATTCCGCAACTCGCCAATATGTTTTGGCAACTTGCTAATGCTTAGGCAGTCGGATATGTCAAGAATGCGTAAGTTCTGGAGGCTTGTAACTGACTCCGGCAACTCTGACAAATTAGTACAAGACCTAAGACTCAGGACTTCTAAACTCGTCAGCTCCCTAATCTCTATGGGCAGTGCAAACAGCTTATGGCAATTGGTTATGCCGAGTTTCTTAAGGCTGACAATATAACACAGCCACGTAGGAAATTCCAACAAATCATTGCAGTAGTCAATGATTATCTCCTTCAGATTTGACCATGCATTTGAGATCTCGATACTGCAGTTCCTAAAATTCTGACCAAGATTACACATAAACAAGGATATCTTCTCCAAATTCCTTAATGGCGGTGGGGTCTTGAAAATGGAAGGAATTGAAACCTTTTGCAACCTAATTCTCTTTAGATTCGGTAAAGACTCAAGTAGCTGAATGTTACCTAATTCGGCTGGAAAGAAACCATAGTTTGTGACAATCAAAGCCTTTAATTTATCCATTTTCTCCACAAACCCAGGCATGCGGTAGTCCTTTGTTTGAAAATTCAGAACTAGAACCTCAACTTCGGCTGGTAGAAGATTGCGCCAACTTGAGGAGAACATTTCATCTGCAAAATTATCCTATATGGTCGGACGGGGTACCAAATATTCTAAACATCACAAGTTGTGTATGAATGTGTGCTAGAGTGTTTTGAGAGAAGATGAACCAACCAGTTGAGATAGATAAGAGTTGGGCATTGATAGGTTGCAGCCTCTGTTCCATCCACCATTTGGGAATATTGTTTCCACTTATGTCTATGATCAGTCTTTTCCTTTGTTCTACTGGCTCCTGGCTACACTGATGGATAGCTAGCTCTCTAAGAAGATCATGTTGTAAGACGAAGTCTTCACTGCAGTAGCTGCCAACCACACTTGCATCCTGCCTGACAAATGAGTGAAAACAAATGCTTTGAAGCGATTCAAGTTCCTCAGTCAACAGAATATAAGTTCCACGACCATCCAATGAAAAGAAGATTAGTCAaattatacaaacaaaaaaataaaataaaataaaataaaatccagcATACCTTGTGACCACTAGATTAGCTAGATTCCGGGTGTTGATTTCATGTAGGTTGGCAATTACATGGAGGCCATCTTCAACAAGTTCATATAGTTCTGACCACATATCAATGAGGGCACCAACAGGGATCTTTTGGTCCTCAGGAAATGAACCCAAGTCCATGAAACACTCCCTCAGGATCATCTCATTACCTTTGAATTCTAGACTGCTTTGAAGACACTCAAGCAGGTCACTGTCAATATCAGTATCAAGGATAGAATGACCATCAGACAATTTTTTCACTCTAAGGAGCCAGATCGCAGCAGACTGCCCACAGAGTGATTTTCCAACCACTTTAAGGGCCAGTGGAAACCCCCCACAGCCTTTCACTATCTGCAATTCAAGGATCAGTTATTTGCTGAAGGTTGA
Above is a genomic segment from Juglans microcarpa x Juglans regia isolate MS1-56 chromosome 1D, Jm3101_v1.0, whole genome shotgun sequence containing:
- the LOC121251564 gene encoding probable disease resistance protein At5g66900 codes for the protein MASVLVANAALGGAFERVFSLLYEAIKDVINKTRMYESILQRLKDTLDLMRPLVEKMLLSNRELDLPEEPTKRLIERMEKGEKRVRKYSKLPWWKYLVRFHYANKLLELEKDLRGFFKVELPAWNAMNVLESVKGVKDIRERLSLTRLNSVASCSVPRFRDFVIGLDVPLKELKMQLLKVEVSMLVLTAPGGCGKTTLVKMLGHDDHIKGIFKENIFFVPVSKTPNLKVIIQKLLGKDDPAFQSDEDAIDQLEQMLLAKLNKPILLILDDVWSGSESLLEKFAFGLPNYKILVTSRTAFPRFNFTYKLNPLNDDDAMELFRHSAGLQDGSSSYIPDGEVVKKIVKGCGGFPLALKVVGKSLCGQSAAIWLLRVKKLSDGHSILDTDIDSDLLECLQSSLEFKGNEMILRECFMDLGSFPEDQKIPVGALIDMWSELYELVEDGLHVIANLHEINTRNLANLVVTRQDASVVGSYCSEDFVLQHDLLRELAIHQCSQEPVEQRKRLIIDISGNNIPKWWMEQRLQPINAQLLSISTDEMFSSSWRNLLPAEVEVLVLNFQTKDYRMPGFVEKMDKLKALIVTNYGFFPAELGNIQLLESLPNLKRIRLQKVSIPSIFKTPPPLRNLEKISLFMCNLGQNFRNCSIEISNAWSNLKEIIIDYCNDLLEFPTWLCYIVSLKKLGITNCHKLFALPIEIRELTSLEVLSLRSCTNLSELPESVTSLQNLRILDISDCLSISKLPKHIGELRNLNEIHMTGCLRLRNPLPLSTMDLEKLKRVVCDKERAKLWEPIQEFCMDSNRIEIRIAEKDINLNWLVNRF